From a single Candidatus Sulfotelmatobacter sp. genomic region:
- a CDS encoding glycoside hydrolase family 9 protein — protein sequence MTGRIGFPASSRLLCHTFLVACPLVVANLAQAASAYIRVNQVGYVEGSTKRAYLMASAAETGATFAIKNSSGTTVYSASVGTSVGAWGTYADVYALDFDSVSTAGTYTISVASPIAATSPAFKIDTAANLYDTPLANSLFFYESERDGPNYIANALRSSPGHLNDESATAYFTPTFNKKDNAGPLTPTGAVLDASGGWWDAGDYMKFVETHSYTVAMMLIGVRDFPAQMGSGSSTSNFTAEAQFGLDWLQKMWVDSSKTLYYQVAVASGGHSYVGDHDIWRLPQADDDYQSCVSPYEYICHRPVFQNTAGGAGASISPNLAGRLAADFALCYKVFAASNVTYANQCLLSAEHIFDLANTSPSGNLLTAGPFDFYPEVEWRDDLELGATELYFALEGATNLPAGLPHTSATYYLPLAATWANAYITGPNDAADTLNLYDVSGLAHFELYRAFVLAGNPTGLATSEAALLADLKKQLDKGVTQAGKDPFGFGFPWNTYDTTSHGGGLVVMANEYDNLTGSTTYAAYGTRWQANVLGANAWGTSLLVGDGDTFPLCMQHQVTNIVDVPPNGPPFLLGAGVEGPNSAAAKGTLSGMVACPPNGVDQFAVFNGNGAVYQDNVQSYSTVEPAIDLTASSFLGFAWEIAGAPSGTP from the coding sequence ATGACAGGCCGAATCGGGTTTCCTGCCTCCTCTCGCCTTCTGTGTCACACCTTTCTGGTTGCTTGCCCTTTGGTTGTAGCCAATCTGGCGCAGGCGGCCAGCGCTTACATTCGGGTTAATCAAGTCGGCTATGTTGAAGGCTCCACTAAGCGCGCTTATCTGATGGCCAGCGCGGCAGAGACCGGAGCAACCTTCGCGATCAAAAACTCGAGCGGAACCACGGTTTATTCAGCTTCGGTGGGAACGAGTGTGGGAGCCTGGGGAACTTACGCGGACGTTTATGCGCTCGATTTCGACTCAGTATCGACCGCCGGAACCTACACGATTTCGGTGGCTTCGCCGATCGCGGCGACATCGCCGGCTTTCAAGATCGACACGGCCGCGAACCTATACGACACGCCGCTGGCCAATTCGCTCTTCTTTTATGAATCGGAGCGAGACGGGCCGAACTACATTGCGAATGCGCTGCGCAGCTCACCGGGGCACCTGAATGATGAGAGTGCGACGGCCTACTTCACGCCCACTTTCAACAAGAAGGACAATGCCGGCCCGCTGACGCCGACCGGCGCGGTGTTGGACGCATCCGGCGGCTGGTGGGACGCGGGCGACTACATGAAGTTCGTAGAAACGCACAGTTACACGGTTGCGATGATGTTGATCGGGGTTCGCGATTTTCCGGCGCAAATGGGGTCGGGATCATCGACGTCGAACTTTACCGCGGAAGCGCAATTCGGGCTGGACTGGCTGCAAAAGATGTGGGTCGACAGCTCGAAGACACTCTACTACCAGGTGGCGGTGGCGTCGGGCGGCCACAGCTATGTGGGCGATCACGACATTTGGCGGCTGCCGCAGGCCGATGACGACTATCAGAGTTGCGTGTCGCCGTATGAGTACATCTGTCACCGGCCGGTATTTCAGAACACGGCGGGAGGCGCGGGAGCATCGATCAGCCCCAACCTGGCGGGACGGCTGGCCGCCGATTTTGCGCTCTGCTACAAAGTATTTGCCGCCAGCAACGTCACCTATGCGAATCAGTGCCTGCTCTCGGCAGAACATATTTTCGATTTGGCGAATACTTCACCGAGCGGAAATCTGCTCACCGCAGGACCGTTTGATTTTTATCCGGAAGTCGAGTGGCGCGACGATCTGGAACTGGGGGCGACGGAGTTGTACTTCGCGCTGGAAGGCGCAACCAACCTGCCGGCCGGACTGCCGCATACGAGCGCAACGTATTATCTGCCGCTGGCCGCAACCTGGGCCAATGCTTATATCACCGGTCCGAATGATGCGGCCGATACGTTGAATCTTTACGATGTAAGCGGCCTCGCGCATTTCGAGTTGTACCGTGCCTTTGTGCTGGCCGGAAATCCGACGGGGCTGGCGACCTCGGAAGCCGCGCTGCTGGCGGACTTGAAGAAGCAACTGGACAAAGGTGTCACGCAAGCCGGCAAAGATCCTTTCGGTTTCGGATTTCCGTGGAACACCTACGACACTACCTCGCACGGCGGCGGCCTGGTGGTAATGGCGAACGAGTACGACAACCTGACCGGTTCGACCACCTACGCGGCCTACGGAACCCGCTGGCAAGCTAACGTGCTGGGAGCGAATGCCTGGGGAACGTCGTTGCTGGTCGGCGATGGCGACACTTTTCCGCTCTGCATGCAGCATCAAGTCACGAACATTGTAGATGTACCGCCCAACGGACCGCCGTTCCTGCTGGGCGCTGGGGTGGAGGGTCCGAACTCGGCCGCAGCCAAGGGAACGCTCTCGGGCATGGTAGCGTGCCCGCCGAATGGGGTCGACCAATTCGCGGTCTTCAACGGGAACGGCGCGGTGTATCAGGACAATGTGCAGTCTTACTCGACCGTAGAACCAGCCATCGATCTCACAGCCTCATCTTTTCTTGGCTTCGCCTGGGAGATTGCGGGAGCTCCGTCGGGCACTCCGTAA
- the rho gene encoding transcription termination factor Rho, giving the protein MTIAELKEKNITELTKIARTLDLPGASGMRKQDLIFKILQAQSEKEGHIFAEGVLEILPDGYGFLRSPDYNYLPGPDDIYVSPSQIRKFDLKTGDTISGQVRPPHEGEKYFALVKIEAVNFESPDEARNKILFDNLTPLYPQERLKLETTRENASARVMDLLTPLGKGQRGLIVSPPRAGKTMLLQNVANSITANHPEVVLMVLLIDERPEEVTDMQRSVKGEVISSTFDEPAARHVQVAEMVIEKAKRLVEHKRDVVILLDSITRLARAYNTIVPPSGKVLSGGVDSNALQRPKRFFGSARNIEEGGSLTIIATALIDTGSRMDDVIFEEFKGTGNSEIILERKLVDKRVFPAIDIQRSGTRKEELLIPKEDLQRIWVLRKVLNPLSPVEAMELLVERMGKTKSNGEFLANMSAL; this is encoded by the coding sequence ATGACCATTGCTGAACTGAAAGAAAAGAACATCACCGAGCTGACCAAGATCGCAAGGACCTTGGATCTGCCCGGTGCCAGCGGTATGCGCAAGCAGGACTTGATCTTCAAAATCCTCCAGGCGCAGAGCGAAAAAGAAGGCCACATCTTTGCCGAAGGCGTCCTCGAAATCCTGCCTGACGGCTACGGCTTTCTCCGCTCGCCCGACTACAACTACCTTCCCGGGCCGGACGACATCTACGTCTCGCCCTCACAAATCCGCAAATTCGACCTCAAGACCGGCGACACCATCAGCGGACAGGTGCGCCCGCCCCACGAAGGCGAAAAATATTTCGCTCTCGTCAAGATTGAAGCCGTCAACTTCGAATCGCCCGATGAAGCCCGCAACAAGATTCTCTTCGACAACCTGACGCCGCTGTATCCGCAGGAGCGCCTCAAGCTTGAGACCACCCGCGAGAACGCCAGCGCCCGCGTCATGGATCTGCTCACGCCTCTCGGCAAAGGCCAGCGCGGCCTCATCGTTTCTCCCCCGCGCGCCGGTAAGACCATGCTCCTACAGAACGTCGCCAACTCGATCACCGCCAATCATCCTGAAGTCGTCTTGATGGTCCTGCTGATCGACGAGCGTCCGGAAGAAGTCACCGACATGCAGCGCTCAGTCAAGGGCGAAGTCATCTCCTCCACCTTCGACGAGCCCGCCGCCCGCCACGTCCAGGTCGCCGAAATGGTGATCGAAAAAGCTAAGAGATTAGTCGAGCATAAGCGCGATGTCGTGATCCTGCTCGACTCCATCACCCGTCTCGCCCGCGCCTATAACACGATTGTCCCGCCGAGCGGCAAAGTCCTCTCCGGCGGCGTCGATTCCAATGCCCTTCAGCGTCCGAAGCGTTTCTTCGGCTCCGCCCGCAACATCGAAGAAGGCGGCTCACTCACCATCATCGCCACCGCCTTGATCGACACCGGCTCCCGCATGGACGACGTGATCTTCGAAGAGTTCAAAGGCACCGGCAACAGCGAAATCATCCTCGAGCGCAAACTCGTCGACAAACGCGTTTTCCCGGCCATCGACATTCAACGCTCCGGCACCCGTAAAGAAGAACTGCTCATCCCTAAAGAAGACCTGCAACGCATCTGGGTCCTGCGCAAAGTTCTGAATCCGCTCTCCCCGGTTGAAGCGATGGAACTTCTCGTCGAACGTATGGGCAAAACAAAATCGAACGGAGAGTTCTTAGCCAACATGAGCGCCCTGTAA
- a CDS encoding sodium-translocating pyrophosphatase: protein MRTWLATAALVTRRVATRLFAVTALLTVGASTALAQPEGAAVGGEASLKLPDLSSVSFFNGAIDGHKLLLIGILFCLFGLGFGMAIFMRLKNLPVHRSMREISELIYETCKTYLVTQGKFILLLWAFIAVIIAAYFGWLAPVPGKSVALTLPIILGFSLVGIAGSYGVAWFGIRVNTFANSRTAFASLPGRPYPVYQIPLEAGMSIGMMLISVELLIMLFILLFIPGDYAGPCFIGFAIGESLGAAALRIAGGIFTKIADIGSDLMKIVFKIKEDDARNPGVIADCTGDNAGDSVGPSADGFETYGVTGVALITFILLGVRDSNVQVQLLVWIFVMRVMMLVSSAVSYFLNGAIAKAKYGSANEMNFEAPLTSLVWLTSIISIAMTYGISYYIIPELGSDGTQWWKLATIISCGTLAGAVIPELVKVFTSTESRHVKEVVRSAEEGGASLGILSGFVAGNFSGYYLGLAMMMLMALAYYMSTMGLAVAAGMLAPAVFAFGLVAFGFLGMGPVTIAVDSYGPVTDNAQSVYELSLIEAVPNVVAEVQKDFNVSVDFERAKHLLEANDGAGNTFKATAKPVLIGTAVVGATTMIFSIIMSLTHGLTLDVAKLSLLYAPFFLGLITGGAMIYWFTGASTQAVTTGAYRAVEFIKANIKLEGVEKASVEDSKKVVAICTKYAQKGMLNIFIAVFFGTLAFAFVDPFFFVGYLISIAIFGLYQAIFMANAGAAWDNAKKIVEVEMKQKGTPLHDATVVGDTVGDPFKDTSSVALNPVIKFTTLFGLLAVELAESLKPGGNASALTIGLAVAFFLVSFTFVYRSFYGMRIKSE, encoded by the coding sequence ATGCGCACCTGGCTTGCCACCGCCGCGTTGGTCACGCGCCGCGTGGCTACAAGACTTTTCGCAGTTACTGCGCTGCTCACCGTCGGCGCATCTACGGCCCTGGCTCAACCGGAGGGCGCAGCCGTCGGCGGCGAAGCTTCGCTCAAACTACCCGACCTTTCTTCGGTCAGCTTTTTCAATGGCGCGATTGATGGCCACAAGCTGCTGCTGATTGGAATTTTGTTCTGCCTGTTCGGACTGGGCTTTGGCATGGCGATCTTCATGCGGTTGAAGAATCTGCCGGTGCACCGGTCGATGCGCGAGATTTCGGAATTGATCTATGAGACGTGCAAGACTTATCTGGTGACGCAGGGCAAGTTCATACTGCTGCTGTGGGCATTTATTGCGGTGATTATTGCGGCTTACTTTGGGTGGCTGGCGCCGGTGCCGGGGAAATCGGTGGCGCTGACGCTGCCGATTATTTTGGGATTCAGTCTGGTCGGAATTGCTGGCAGCTATGGCGTGGCGTGGTTCGGCATTCGCGTGAATACGTTTGCGAATTCGCGGACGGCGTTCGCTTCCCTGCCGGGCAGGCCGTATCCCGTGTATCAGATTCCGCTGGAGGCGGGCATGAGCATCGGAATGATGCTGATCAGCGTGGAGTTGCTGATCATGCTGTTCATTCTGTTGTTTATTCCTGGGGACTATGCGGGGCCATGCTTCATTGGATTCGCGATTGGAGAGTCGCTGGGCGCCGCGGCGCTGCGAATTGCGGGGGGAATTTTCACGAAGATCGCCGACATCGGGTCAGATCTGATGAAGATTGTTTTCAAAATTAAGGAAGATGACGCGCGGAATCCGGGAGTGATTGCCGATTGCACGGGCGATAATGCAGGCGACTCGGTGGGGCCGTCGGCGGACGGGTTTGAAACTTATGGCGTGACGGGCGTGGCGCTGATCACGTTCATCCTGCTGGGCGTGAGAGATTCCAACGTGCAGGTGCAGTTGCTGGTATGGATTTTTGTGATGCGCGTAATGATGCTGGTGTCGAGTGCGGTGTCGTACTTCCTGAACGGAGCCATTGCCAAGGCGAAGTATGGGTCGGCGAACGAGATGAACTTTGAAGCGCCGCTGACTTCGCTGGTGTGGCTGACTTCGATCATTTCGATCGCAATGACTTACGGAATTTCTTATTACATCATTCCGGAACTGGGCAGCGATGGCACGCAGTGGTGGAAGCTGGCGACGATTATTTCTTGCGGTACGCTGGCGGGCGCGGTGATTCCGGAACTGGTGAAAGTATTCACTTCGACGGAATCGCGGCATGTAAAAGAAGTGGTGAGGTCGGCGGAAGAAGGCGGCGCGTCGCTGGGAATTCTGTCGGGGTTCGTGGCGGGAAATTTCTCCGGCTACTATCTCGGCTTAGCGATGATGATGCTGATGGCGCTTGCGTATTACATGAGCACGATGGGACTGGCGGTGGCGGCGGGCATGCTGGCTCCGGCGGTTTTTGCGTTCGGGTTGGTGGCGTTTGGATTTCTGGGCATGGGTCCGGTTACGATTGCGGTGGATTCTTACGGTCCCGTGACGGACAATGCACAGTCGGTGTATGAACTTTCGCTGATCGAGGCGGTGCCGAACGTGGTGGCCGAGGTGCAGAAAGATTTCAACGTCAGCGTCGATTTCGAGCGGGCGAAGCATTTGCTGGAAGCGAATGACGGCGCGGGAAATACGTTTAAAGCGACGGCGAAGCCGGTGCTGATCGGAACGGCCGTGGTGGGCGCGACGACGATGATTTTTTCGATCATCATGAGTTTGACGCACGGGCTTACGCTCGACGTGGCGAAGCTTTCTCTTCTCTATGCGCCGTTTTTTCTGGGACTGATCACTGGCGGCGCGATGATTTACTGGTTCACCGGCGCTTCGACTCAGGCTGTAACTACGGGAGCTTATCGCGCGGTTGAGTTCATCAAGGCGAATATTAAACTCGAAGGCGTGGAGAAGGCTTCGGTGGAGGACAGCAAGAAAGTGGTGGCCATCTGCACGAAGTACGCGCAGAAGGGCATGTTGAACATCTTCATTGCGGTGTTCTTTGGGACGCTGGCGTTTGCGTTTGTGGATCCATTTTTCTTCGTGGGTTATTTGATCTCGATTGCGATCTTCGGCTTGTATCAGGCGATTTTTATGGCCAATGCCGGCGCGGCTTGGGACAATGCCAAGAAGATTGTGGAAGTCGAGATGAAGCAGAAGGGGACACCGCTGCACGACGCTACAGTCGTTGGCGATACCGTGGGCGATCCGTTTAAGGATACTTCGTCTGTGGCGTTGAACCCAGTGATCAAGTTCACGACGTTGTTCGGGCTACTGGCGGTGGAGTTGGCTGAGAGCCTGAAGCCGGGGGGGAATGCGTCTGCACTGACGATTGGCCTGGCGGTGGCGTTCTTTCTGGTTTCATTCACGTTCGTGTACCGGTCGTTTTACGGAATGCGGATCAAATCGGAGTAG
- a CDS encoding glycoside hydrolase family 18 protein, with amino-acid sequence MPFAFAQQTRSNLPNHLSKRVVGDYGYWSKYQTPPYGAAQIPYQKLTHINHAGVSFDATGTLSIPSGFIEPELNDMAHAAGVKVLLLLGGDFVGVESSGTKQMLVDNIASVEKQYGYDGVDMDWEYPESSGDRQFLVELMAGLRQSNPDYVLSIDAAPWGGYGYDLLQLKLSLDYFNIMMYDCAGPWTAHGQLNSPIFWDPHNPAPYECQPGGSVDETATYFLGEVSGAQLTMGTPFYGYYYANIHHLFGLCPNAAFTDDQECDNTVKSGNYGTSIKPMINRNGWYRTYDPIALVPYLLREDGSNGYITYDDAFSTYYRVWYSDWQRGLGGTFMWSLDADYDGHSQDLLDAMYGASVAGK; translated from the coding sequence ATGCCGTTCGCGTTTGCGCAACAAACACGGTCCAACCTGCCCAACCATCTTTCGAAACGCGTCGTAGGCGACTACGGATATTGGAGCAAGTATCAGACTCCGCCATACGGCGCGGCGCAGATTCCCTACCAGAAGCTGACGCACATCAATCATGCCGGAGTATCGTTCGACGCGACGGGTACGCTGTCGATTCCGTCGGGATTCATTGAGCCGGAACTGAATGACATGGCACACGCCGCGGGCGTGAAAGTGCTGCTGCTGCTGGGCGGAGACTTCGTGGGAGTGGAGAGCAGCGGCACCAAGCAGATGCTGGTCGACAACATTGCATCCGTTGAAAAGCAGTATGGCTACGATGGGGTTGACATGGACTGGGAGTATCCGGAGAGTAGCGGAGACCGTCAGTTCTTGGTGGAACTGATGGCGGGACTGCGGCAGTCGAATCCGGATTATGTTTTATCGATCGACGCCGCGCCGTGGGGCGGGTATGGATACGATCTGCTGCAACTAAAACTTTCTCTCGACTACTTCAATATTATGATGTACGACTGCGCGGGGCCGTGGACGGCGCACGGGCAGCTCAATTCGCCGATCTTTTGGGATCCGCATAATCCCGCGCCTTACGAGTGTCAGCCGGGAGGAAGCGTGGACGAGACTGCCACGTATTTTCTGGGAGAGGTCTCGGGCGCGCAGCTCACGATGGGGACTCCTTTCTACGGGTATTACTACGCCAACATCCATCATCTTTTTGGACTGTGCCCGAATGCGGCATTCACCGACGACCAGGAATGCGATAACACGGTGAAGAGCGGAAATTACGGGACCTCGATCAAGCCGATGATCAACCGGAATGGATGGTACCGAACCTACGATCCGATTGCACTGGTTCCCTATCTGCTCCGGGAAGATGGCAGCAACGGTTACATTACTTATGATGACGCTTTCTCGACCTACTACCGCGTCTGGTATTCGGATTGGCAACGCGGGCTGGGTGGGACGTTCATGTGGTCGCTCGACGCGGACTATGATGGGCACTCGCAGGACTTGCTGGACGCGATGTATGGGGCGTCGGTGGCCGGGAAGTGA
- a CDS encoding VOC family protein, translated as MPKLAAIPTTIAPWLSVRDSAHAVDYYKSAFGAVEVFRLDAGGSVIARLSVEGAEFWVGDESPEHFNFSPQTLGGCSVRIILTVADPDAFFARALAAGASQVYAVVEEHGWRIGRVVDPFGHHWEIGRPIEDSSS; from the coding sequence ATGCCGAAGCTCGCTGCAATCCCCACCACCATCGCTCCCTGGCTCTCAGTCCGCGACAGCGCCCACGCCGTTGACTACTACAAGTCCGCCTTCGGAGCCGTCGAAGTTTTTCGCCTCGACGCCGGCGGCAGCGTCATCGCAAGGCTCTCCGTCGAAGGCGCAGAGTTTTGGGTGGGTGACGAGTCTCCCGAACATTTCAACTTCAGCCCGCAAACCCTGGGCGGCTGTTCCGTCCGCATCATCCTGACTGTAGCCGATCCCGATGCATTCTTCGCTCGCGCTCTCGCAGCCGGCGCCTCGCAAGTCTATGCCGTCGTCGAGGAACACGGCTGGCGCATCGGCCGCGTCGTCGATCCCTTCGGACATCACTGGGAGATCGGCCGTCCAATAGAAGACTCGTCGTCGTAG
- a CDS encoding phosphatase PAP2 family protein gives MLLPPFAAAMFSATSLSQTAIFGPEALLPDAPSPYTAMPSFDVSSLPTGTFDRDALEEGTFDRDTDQDPASSVTKQPSRQDEGLVKRSVKRTLEDQRDIYLAPLKPSNFRWDLPVLAGAAVFFVTDHRIENSLPGGHYTFYQDSSDVAIAALGSTLAGVWLYGIKTDHPHAKETGEIELETLVNTFLIYTPMQFIAARQRPGEGNGHGDFLRHSAINTSFPGGHAMFTWAMATVVAQEYPKPWIQVLNYTAALTVTTTRFLARDHWASDMWVGAALGVAIGTHVFHARCDPGLSASCERHHEKMLKRKEKLAKSPLAAWPNHKPMELYDDESSIGRPISQ, from the coding sequence ATGCTGCTACCGCCATTTGCGGCAGCTATGTTCTCCGCAACTAGTCTTAGCCAGACAGCAATATTCGGGCCGGAAGCGCTGCTTCCGGATGCGCCCAGCCCCTATACCGCCATGCCAAGCTTCGACGTATCTTCTCTGCCCACGGGTACGTTTGATCGAGATGCGTTGGAGGAGGGTACTTTCGATCGAGATACAGACCAGGATCCAGCGTCGTCAGTCACGAAACAGCCATCACGACAAGATGAAGGACTGGTCAAGCGATCGGTGAAGCGAACCCTCGAAGACCAGAGGGATATTTACCTGGCGCCCTTAAAGCCCTCGAATTTCAGGTGGGATCTGCCAGTGCTGGCGGGGGCTGCAGTTTTTTTTGTGACGGACCATCGCATCGAAAACAGTTTGCCGGGTGGACACTACACGTTCTATCAGGACTCTTCCGACGTAGCGATTGCGGCGCTGGGGAGTACGCTGGCGGGGGTGTGGCTCTATGGGATCAAGACCGATCATCCGCATGCGAAGGAAACCGGAGAGATTGAACTGGAGACTCTGGTGAACACGTTCCTGATCTATACGCCCATGCAATTCATCGCAGCACGGCAGCGTCCGGGAGAAGGCAATGGGCACGGCGACTTCTTGCGCCACTCGGCGATTAATACATCTTTCCCCGGCGGACACGCCATGTTCACGTGGGCCATGGCCACGGTGGTTGCGCAGGAATATCCGAAGCCATGGATACAGGTGCTGAATTACACGGCGGCGCTGACGGTGACGACCACGCGCTTTTTGGCGCGCGACCACTGGGCTTCGGACATGTGGGTGGGAGCGGCGCTGGGGGTCGCGATTGGGACACATGTATTCCATGCACGTTGCGATCCGGGGTTGAGCGCGTCCTGCGAGCGCCATCACGAAAAGATGCTGAAGCGCAAAGAGAAATTGGCGAAATCACCGCTTGCCGCGTGGCCCAACCACAAGCCAATGGAACTCTACGACGACGAGTCTTCTATTGGACGGCCGATCTCCCAGTGA
- a CDS encoding aldehyde reductase, translating into MKFERTKHMSSSSTVLVTGGSGFIGCHCILQLLNTGYLVRTTVRSLKREGDVRAMLKVGGVEAGDRLSLVAADLEKDAGWPEAVAGCEYVLHVASPFPPGVPKHEDELIVPAREGALRVLRAAAGAGAKRVVLTSSFAAIGYGHPAQSAPFTEKDWTDPNGDDVTAYAKSKTLAERAAWDFIAESNAKGGALELSVVNPVGVFGPVLGPDYSTSILFVQRLMDGAVPGVPRYYFGAVDVRDVADLHLRAMTHPAAKGERFLAVAGDFISVLDMAKMLKSGMGVAAKRVPTRQLPNWMIRLAALRDPAVRVIVPELGKVKNASNEKARRVLAWAPRSNEEAIVATAESLVRLGLLKEGAKTVA; encoded by the coding sequence ATGAAGTTCGAGCGAACCAAGCACATGTCTTCTTCCAGCACAGTTCTCGTCACTGGCGGATCGGGATTCATCGGTTGCCATTGCATACTGCAACTCCTTAATACGGGCTATCTCGTGCGCACCACGGTGCGGAGCCTGAAGCGCGAGGGTGATGTGCGCGCCATGCTGAAGGTTGGCGGAGTCGAGGCGGGCGATCGCCTGTCGTTGGTCGCGGCTGATCTTGAAAAGGATGCGGGGTGGCCAGAGGCCGTGGCGGGCTGTGAGTATGTGCTGCATGTGGCGTCGCCGTTTCCGCCGGGTGTTCCCAAGCATGAGGATGAGTTGATTGTGCCGGCGCGCGAAGGGGCGCTGCGGGTTTTGCGTGCCGCGGCTGGAGCCGGAGCGAAGCGCGTGGTGCTGACATCGTCGTTTGCGGCGATTGGCTATGGGCATCCGGCGCAGAGCGCTCCTTTCACCGAGAAGGACTGGACTGACCCGAATGGCGACGACGTGACTGCGTATGCGAAATCGAAAACCCTGGCGGAGCGGGCGGCTTGGGATTTCATCGCCGAGTCCAACGCAAAGGGCGGCGCGCTGGAATTGTCAGTGGTGAATCCGGTGGGCGTATTTGGGCCGGTCCTAGGGCCCGATTATTCGACATCGATTCTGTTCGTGCAGCGATTGATGGACGGCGCCGTCCCCGGAGTACCTCGCTATTATTTCGGCGCTGTGGACGTGCGCGATGTCGCCGATTTGCATTTGCGAGCCATGACTCATCCGGCGGCGAAGGGCGAGCGCTTTCTCGCGGTCGCTGGCGATTTTATATCGGTGCTCGACATGGCGAAGATGCTGAAGTCCGGCATGGGTGTTGCGGCCAAACGAGTGCCGACGCGGCAACTCCCGAACTGGATGATACGACTGGCTGCGCTGCGCGATCCGGCGGTGAGGGTGATCGTGCCCGAACTTGGGAAGGTAAAGAACGCGAGCAATGAAAAGGCCAGGCGTGTGCTGGCCTGGGCGCCACGATCGAACGAAGAGGCGATTGTGGCCACGGCGGAAAGTTTGGTGCGGCTGGGCCTGCTGAAGGAAGGCGCGAAGACAGTAGCCTGA
- a CDS encoding BrnT family toxin produces the protein MRYTWNEEKNARHVRLHGIAFEDAVRIFEGPTVETPDDRFDYGEDRIYAIGLVNGLGDYAHLCRRKRQV, from the coding sequence ATGCGCTACACTTGGAATGAAGAAAAGAATGCCCGCCACGTCCGATTGCACGGCATCGCCTTCGAGGATGCGGTGAGAATCTTCGAAGGCCCAACAGTCGAAACTCCGGACGACCGTTTCGACTATGGCGAGGATCGGATTTACGCTATCGGATTAGTCAACGGGCTGGGAGATTACGCTCATTTATGCCGACGCAAAAGACAAGTTTAG
- a CDS encoding BrnA antitoxin family protein — protein MPTQKTSLVRKPGASSRRGAPSRTNAAAIGKRSKDNGSARKSATGTDWNRLRRQTPAEIRRAILADPDARPTDAAFWKHAKVVMPTPKEIVTMRLDADLLRWFRQHPGYQTRINAILRAYMHAHETA, from the coding sequence ATGCCGACGCAAAAGACAAGTTTAGTGAGGAAGCCCGGCGCATCATCTCGGCGTGGCGCTCCGAGCCGCACGAACGCCGCCGCTATTGGCAAACGGTCGAAAGATAACGGATCGGCCCGCAAAAGCGCGACCGGCACCGACTGGAACCGCCTGCGCCGCCAGACTCCTGCCGAGATACGCCGCGCCATCCTCGCCGACCCCGACGCCCGCCCTACCGATGCTGCCTTCTGGAAGCACGCCAAGGTCGTCATGCCCACCCCAAAAGAAATCGTGACCATGCGCCTCGATGCCGACCTGCTCCGCTGGTTCCGCCAACACCCCGGCTACCAGACCCGCATCAACGCCATCCTGCGCGCGTACATGCACGCCCACGAAACGGCTTAA